The following is a genomic window from Pieris rapae chromosome 24, ilPieRapa1.1, whole genome shotgun sequence.
agtaaaatcgaacatcaaatttaaatattaacttttaacattataagaataatataataattatttttcatacgccaaagaaatataacttctaacgcgtgtacataagtacacacaatattttttttatccgtTGAGTTAAAGCATGCTACTCAACATTttctatgaattatttatatggtcaataattaatattaaaatatttatctatgtgACTGCAATCACTAGGACATATGATTGTTATGACTGTtcgaagtgaaacttctttaggcgcataaGGGTTTTTTTACTGAAACGTCACGAAAATGTGCAACGTTTGTCGATGAAAAgggagagcgattgagagagagtgagaaagggagatcgagaaaacaTACACGCtattgatgtattcgtttagtaattacatatagcaaattctgtcgcataacgtttTGTGGAGGAaatgcagattttttatttatattatcatcagCACGTATACaatgtgaatatagatatacaaatacatatattggtacatgatcatctattggggcttttgccttactaataataaatttacaaagaagtttcacttctgacatgtactttgtacgtacgcactattttttatgttcattCAGAAACGACACTTGTGAGAATACATTATTGACGTACGGAATGTGGTAAGCAAACATGAGaagaaataatgtaaataaataaattaattattcaaattaaaaaaaacatgctgTCATAGAAatgactatttttttaaatctaactaCCAGGATCACATAACATGCAAACAGTTTCTAGCTAAACATTATAATGTAGTCTTTGTacgtaaaacaaatgaacgatTTTACTTATAATGCCATGATATTCGTATGAAAATTTAACACGCTAGTCAATATCTAAGATCGCGTGGTACAAAAACTTTATAGAAGCGAGTTTACAGAATACCGGCGCTGTACTTTAGATAAAtcattatagatatattttagcttttatttaagatttattaaccTTAAcgttcattaaaatataaatggaatatgtctcaaatttaaatagtagAGAGTAATTTCGTCATATTAAATCATCAAAAAGTACCAGGATCACATAGCCGGACTGATCCGTGTAACTACCAATAGCAATCTCAACGTTTTTAGTCGTCCCATGGCCCCTTATTAAAAacccaataaaataaatagacacATTATTGTGATTTCAAGAGCTGCCGTAAAAGCCCctcataacaaatttaaaactaccaGGATCACATAAACAGACCGGTACCCTCTAACCTCCAATAGCGATCTCAACGAACAAACATCCCATGGCCcttttatagatagatagatattgtTGGCCGTAAATACAATTGCTATTGGGAGTTCGAGTTGCCAACGAATTAAAAACTACCAGGATCACATAAACAGACCGGTACCCTCTAACCTCCAATAGCGATCTCAACGAACAAACATCCCATGGCCcttttatagatagatagatattgtTGGCCGTAAATACAATTGCTATTGGGAGTTCGAGTTGCCAACGAATTAAAAACTACCAGGATCACATAAACAGACTGGTACCCTCTAACTTCCAATAGCGATCTCAAGGAACAAACATCCCATGGCCcttttatagatagatagatattgtTGGCCGTAAATACAATTGCTATTGGGAGTTCGAGTTGCCAACGAATTAAAAACTACCAGGATCACATAAACAGACCGGTACCCTCTAACTTCCAATAGCGATCTCAACGTCCCATGGCCCTCAGCGTTGGCCATAAAATTGCTATTGGGAGTTCGAGTTGCCAACGAATTAAAAACTACCAGGATCACATAAACAGACCGGTACCCTCTAACTTCCAATAGCGATCTCAACGTTCCATGGCCCTCAGTGTTGGCCATACAGTTACTATTGGGAGTTCGAGTTGCCAACGAGATCAAAACTACCAGGATCACATAACATGCGTACAGTTCTAGCGGTAAACGTACGTGTGGCCTTACCTGGCGGCGCGACCATCCGCTGCCACTTCTGGAAGAGCGTGGTCTTGAGGCAGTCCCGTGGAGACAGCGCGTACGCTTTGTGCCTCGACATTAACTCTTGCATTGGTTCTAGTATCACGCACAACTGGAAaatagagaaaatattttttagttcacaccgattcaatattatttataaacttaatatagaGAGAACGTGTAATAAATCGATGAACGCCGGCCACGAAAAAGCATGACCAATTGTCCCGTTACGCTTATTGTCCCGTTGAGCTAATTGTCCCGTTGAGCTAATTGTCCCGTTTCGCTAAATGGCTAAAAAGttcgcaagtgtgttgccggcctattaagaatttgtacactCTATTCTTGAGGTACCCTAAGTAGCTGGTTCCACGCAATGCTGGTGCACGTCACGGCCTTAAAAACTCAGTTGTGGAGCGAGGGACGactatcatatatttttcaatataattaaattccatAAATTTCAATAAGCCGCGATTGTGAGTTTAAACTCGGAAAAATAACGTGAGGACAGTTACTAAAACAAGcaaaccagtggcgctacaatctattagatctgggcctcaaaaaaaattatttgttttatgatcagttgtcaatctaataaggTGATCAGCCGACTTtttcggtttcctcacgatgttccttcaccattcgataTGGTGATCGgaaccggggatcgaacccacgacctcagggatgagaatcgcacgctaATGCCTCTGCTGCTGCACACAAACATCTCATACTTGACCCATAGCCAAAATCGCCTTAATGTAAAATCCAAATCGGAGGGTACTTCCAAAAGTGCATACCCTCAAATAGTTGAGCGTTGAGTTAGTGATTCCCTGACGGGTAATGTTCTTCGCGAGCTGGTCCAGCGAGGCGTGGTCCGGCGGATGGACCGCCTGCCGCGGGATCAGCTCCCGGTGAGCGCGTACCGCCATGTGCCACGACTTTATACGCATTAGATCGTCGAATGTGAACTCGAGGATTAGCCGGCCTTCTGTACACACCtggaaaagtaaaaaaattggatAAGTAGCCAATCAAGTATTATGTAACCAAAATGTGggtaaaactaattaaatagctAATTTGGTAAAGCGCCATCTAGTTGGTTAAaacgaaattttgttttaatatgcaAGTGACTTGGtttataatcattttcattatttaaattaatgaacgTTTTACTATTACAGAAAAACGTTTCTTctctaaaaattgtaaattgtatatatagacTAGTAAGTTATATAACATACAAGCTGGCTGGCTAAGCTTAGcataaacatacaataaatgcggacaaatctaaattataatgtactaaaagactcggccaagcgttgctgtggctaaggttttattacatataaaaaaagaaagaaagaaaggtaAATAGCTTAAGTGAaatgttggtacttttaacacagcgccatctgttagaattgtatcaaataataaacaaataatttgcaataaaataaaattgcgactataaataattaaagatctaaactatcctatctcttaattTGGACCAGACTGTGTgccaatttgatttaaaatcgattaagtagtttaggagtccatcgcgtacaaacatcgtgacaggagatttatatatattaagatttgagAATGGTATATCGCTGGCTCTGTTGGTGTATGTGAATTGATGAAAACCAAATCATAACCGATAAATATcaacgtgtattttttttttaacatttcaataaggtatagaatatatatcctattttttttcttgcaaaaTATCCTAATAGCATTTAAGTgttataagaatttttaaaatcgatcCAGTACTTTTAGCCAATTAGTAACAGACTTATATACAAATCATTCCtctttataatcttaatatttagaaGTATAGATAGTGTAATATGTAATTGAAATCAAGGAgacattttaaatctattgcAAAAccacatattttcaaatatcatAGTCAAAGTGGATATCTTAAAAactactaaattaattttgatgagACTTAAAACAgacatatttagtttgtaaataaatacacttaaagcatatataataataacacacaTACTTGCCAAACACAACAATTATGaacaatttttacaaataaaaagtacCAGGCTAACATAAGTTAACAAGAGCTTACCTTAGTGAACATCGGTTTCCCGTGATGCGTGACCATAGTACAATGATCGCAGTCTAATGTGATGCTGGTATTGTGAAACGACTCCTTGGGCTGTCTCATTGTATAATACAATTCTGACACACCACCTTCGTATATACTACGGAAGTATCGCGGTATGAGCGTCCTTCCTATTGCTGAAAATGATGTACAAAAATGTCAGATACAAGGTTACAGAATAACTTAATTTCTCACAAGAATTGCACACATAATTCACTTTTTCTacctacatttttgttaaaaaagtaaCAATAATGTAGGTAGACacacgcccaaacccaataaaataaataaaaatttccattatttgactcaaaacaaatattacattttacatattactaGCGTTTAAACTAGGCCTAGTCTGTAccttaaacaattataaaaaatatatatcaatccATTTCTGACCATCTGatatagacatcttaatcgaaattgtaatagccatctgttgGTACAAGCTAttcatggtaggtcggatcagTGTATGTGCCAATATCCAATCTTAAGATTTTGAGTTACaccagtatttaaataattaaaaagctatttgatatgtttcaaacaaagacattttattcatagatTTACTAACTGTATCGTTTGGGTCCATCTTCTAAACAGAATGTAAGTGTCAGCGTCGCGTCGTCTTCAAAGAATTCCGTCGCAAACGCGTCCCACCATAAATTATCAGAGTCCTGGAATGATATTAATGAGTTTTAGTCTTAATTCTAATCAGAGAGAAAAAATTTGTAAAGCGCCATCTAGTtggtgaaaataaattttgtttagcGCCATCTCGTTGGCAAAGAACAAAACTTTCGTAATGCTAcggacaattaattaaaatttaaaatatttgtttttatgcaCAACTGTAAGACATTTACATtgtgtacatatttttaccTGTTTATtctgataaaatttaattctccATTAGTCCAATGATAAACATAGAGGTCTAAGAACGCCACAGAGACGACGCTTCAAAGACATGTCTAATCGTACAACTGCCATCTGTCAAAATCCAtggactatattttttttaattcctatttttagccaaacttatgtttatatatattgtcgtacatattaggtagaagattttataaaattatcagtagatttcgtaatatgtatgatgttgtaattaatctttaaaaaaatgagtcAAGACTAAGAAACTAATGTATTGGATGGCATATAATAGAATTTCTTCTCACCTCTGTCCTCTGTTGTAATCTTTTATTGAGTTCATATACTCTGTAGTCTGGCTGGCCGAAGTACGGCGCATGCCTCCTGAAAAATTCGTTTTATAAAGTtagtttacattatttatagtaaataatataaggagGAACGAtgtgtttgtaacgaattggcttaaaaagtactggaccgattttaaaaattatttcatatcatcATTTGAATGCTAAATTGTCACTGATTAATAGGAGGCTTATCACTAAGCGGTCTCTTccagaaaagaaaaaaaaagaaaaatgagaAGTGTACGTATTTTTTGGTTTCGTATTAATCattgcataaaaaatataaagaaataatttcttttaatttctaatataataaattatacatgttTACAGTTAAAAAACGTTACCTAAGTTATTTAAGAAATCAACGAAATAAATTCGTTTTCTGTgagaatttataaatgaaaggCTTGTATATtgtggaaatatttatatgatatgatattatattatataataataataatatatgtaacgaATCGgttcaaaaagtactggaccgattttaaaaattctttcaccatttgaatgctacattatcactgaataatattttattttaattgcaagacAAAATAAGGATCCCttctaaaattacaataatattacccaaggtgtaaaaaaatgtgtgaaaTATTATCATCGTatgcgctgcgaaaactattgatgatagaacaaaaaaaatgttccacaatataatatataatatacacaacaTATCAATAActacaaataatgtttaagaGAAGCCGGGACGGGCCGCTAgttacttcttttggcgcgacaGGGAAACATGATGAGAGTAGGTACATTTAAAAACGACATCCTGAAgttagcatattttttttttccagGGATTCCTCCACTAGCACTAGCTGAGCTCTTTGTAGAATCCGGGGATTCCCGCAAGAGAGCCCGACGATGTCGTGGGTGATTCCCCGTCCCATACTctcgatattttaataaattatccaTGTCTttcatcatataaaatttatagcgTTTTACTTTTGATGGGGTGCCACCGAAGGTAGATACGCCACTACTAAGTAAAATCTGTTAATAAAACGAAGCGCTTAGAACTTTGATTCAaatagttttgtaaaaaattgaGCAGGCTCACATCTCCACCGAAAGGCAGACGGCAGAACCCCAAGGGCCCTACTGAACTCACAGTCAAGAGAAGAACCCGGTATACCGAGGCTGCGTTGGTAATTGTTAAGAATCTCAAATCATAGGTGTTCAAAGTTGGACGCAACAAGCAGATATAAGATCAGCATAGCAGAGGATGAGACCCACAATGCCTGTACAGCCATTAATGATAATGATGGTGGTGATGATAAGGGTTGCGATGATGAGGGTGGTGGTGATGATGACGATTATGGTGATGAAACTTAtggtgatgatgatgatgaattaCTTGATTCCCAATCGGAACACAActcttttttgtatgtaataggaggcaaacgggtcACCTTTTGCTAAGGGATActatcgcccatggacactaacaTTGCCACAAGGCT
Proteins encoded in this region:
- the LOC110996651 gene encoding LIM domain-binding protein 2 isoform X4 gives rise to the protein MPVALGSLGGEGEYHHISPHQHLQYHEYAPPPIYHTIPDPYFRRHAPYFGQPDYRVYELNKRLQQRTEDSDNLWWDAFATEFFEDDATLTLTFCLEDGPKRYTIGRTLIPRYFRSIYEGGVSELYYTMRQPKESFHNTSITLDCDHCTMVTHHGKPMFTKVCTEGRLILEFTFDDLMRIKSWHMAVRAHRELIPRQAVHPPDHASLDQLAKNITRQGITNSTLNYLRLCVILEPMQELMSRHKAYALSPRDCLKTTLFQKWQRMVAPPGKATQSQRPASKRRKRKGSAGANAAPPAPAKKRSPGPNFSLASQDVMVVGEPSLMGGEFGDEDERLITRLENTQYEGDGVEWSNPPPASPAKTPPGNH
- the LOC110996651 gene encoding LIM domain-binding protein 2 isoform X1 codes for the protein MRKKGNRNIMSVGLQRRVPALDEAGGPGWKSSEPFPSFAPPAGSPAGPAFAASPAPSTPGPGPGFAGPYAAAGPFGSPSARPGSGGGFPPGQFPGPGFAPPGSPFHPHPPHAMPPHPHMMAPLPPPVDRRHAPYFGQPDYRVYELNKRLQQRTEDSDNLWWDAFATEFFEDDATLTLTFCLEDGPKRYTIGRTLIPRYFRSIYEGGVSELYYTMRQPKESFHNTSITLDCDHCTMVTHHGKPMFTKVCTEGRLILEFTFDDLMRIKSWHMAVRAHRELIPRQAVHPPDHASLDQLAKNITRQGITNSTLNYLRLCVILEPMQELMSRHKAYALSPRDCLKTTLFQKWQRMVAPPGKATQSQRPASKRRKRKGSAGANAAPPAPAKKRSPGPNFSLASQDVMVVGEPSLMGGEFGDEDERLITRLENTQYEGDGVEWSNPPPASPAKTPPGNH
- the LOC110996651 gene encoding LIM domain-binding protein 2 isoform X3; amino-acid sequence: MSVGLQRRVPALDEAGGPGWKSSEPFPSFAPPAGSPAGPAFAASPAPSTPGPGPGFAGPYAAAGPFGSPSARPGSGGGFPPGQFPGPGFAPPGSPFHPHPPHAMPPHPHMMAPLPPPVDRRHAPYFGQPDYRVYELNKRLQQRTEDSDNLWWDAFATEFFEDDATLTLTFCLEDGPKRYTIGRTLIPRYFRSIYEGGVSELYYTMRQPKESFHNTSITLDCDHCTMVTHHGKPMFTKVCTEGRLILEFTFDDLMRIKSWHMAVRAHRELIPRQAVHPPDHASLDQLAKNITRQGITNSTLNYLRLCVILEPMQELMSRHKAYALSPRDCLKTTLFQKWQRMVAPPGKATQSQRPASKRRKRKGSAGANAAPPAPAKKRSPGPNFSLASQDVMVVGEPSLMGGEFGDEDERLITRLENTQYEGDGVEWSNPPPASPAKTPPGNH
- the LOC110996651 gene encoding LIM domain-binding protein 2 isoform X2, whose amino-acid sequence is MRKKGNRNIMSVGLQRRVPALDEAGGPGWKSSEPFPSFAPPAGSPAGPAFAASPAPSTPGPGPGFAGPYAAAGPFGSPSARPGSGGGFPPGQFPGPGFAPPGSPFHPHPPHAMPPHPHMMAPLPPPVDRRHAPYFGQPDYRVYELNKRLQQRTEDSDNLWWDAFATEFFEDDATLTLTFCLEDGPKRYTIGRTLIPRYFRSIYEGGVSELYYTMRQPKESFHNTSITLDCDHCTMVTHHGKPMFTKVCTEGRLILEFTFDDLMRIKSWHMAVRAHRELIPRQAVHPPDHASLDQLAKNITRQGITNSTLNYLRLCVILEPMQELMSRHKAYALSPRDCLKTTLFQKWQRMVAPPESQRPASKRRKRKGSAGANAAPPAPAKKRSPGPNFSLASQDVMVVGEPSLMGGEFGDEDERLITRLENTQYEGDGVEWSNPPPASPAKTPPGNH
- the LOC110996651 gene encoding LIM domain-binding protein 2 isoform X5, which gives rise to MPVALGSLGGEGEYHHISPHQHLQYHEYAPPPIYHTIPDPYFRRHAPYFGQPDYRVYELNKRLQQRTEDSDNLWWDAFATEFFEDDATLTLTFCLEDGPKRYTIGRTLIPRYFRSIYEGGVSELYYTMRQPKESFHNTSITLDCDHCTMVTHHGKPMFTKVCTEGRLILEFTFDDLMRIKSWHMAVRAHRELIPRQAVHPPDHASLDQLAKNITRQGITNSTLNYLRLCVILEPMQELMSRHKAYALSPRDCLKTTLFQKWQRMVAPPESQRPASKRRKRKGSAGANAAPPAPAKKRSPGPNFSLASQDVMVVGEPSLMGGEFGDEDERLITRLENTQYEGDGVEWSNPPPASPAKTPPGNH